In Oscillatoria acuminata PCC 6304, a single window of DNA contains:
- a CDS encoding glycoside hydrolase family 10 protein, which produces MFDFHHWQLFRVFLLSLSLIPVATLPARAQSAFTDVQGHWAQSCIETLKTRRIINGYQDGTFRPNAPVTRAEFATMLDVAFPNTTAGRDAVTFMDVPSSYWAIPAIRTAYQRGFLSGYPGNRFNPMENISRVQAWVSLVSGLNYSPQGEPQQLLSEMFDDAGQVPSYARNAIAAATEKRLIVNYPNLRRLDSDRIATRADVSAFLCQALMGRTSPLSSDYVALAPIPIPNSEIRGVWLTNIDSDVLFSQRNLERAMKRLADLNFNTVYPTVWNWGYTLYPSQVAQRVTGTSMRLVTPLDRNRDPNLGQGRDMLKEAIAEGKKHGLRVIPWFEFGFMAPADSELARRHPHWITERSDGTEVTMEGEHPRVWLNPFHPEVQQFILDLLLEIVTNYEVDGIQLDDHLGLPSEYGYDDYTVSLYKQEHNGNSPPTDPKDPAWLRWRADKITTFKERMFREIKARNPKAIVSLSPNPQEFSYEYYLADWATWEQRGLVEEIVLQLYRNDINVFIEELERPEVQAARRNIPVGIGILSGLRGRPIPMSQIQEQVEVVREKGFAGVSFFFYESMWSWSDETSTQRERGFGELFPNRADRPSVIDNENWQSNP; this is translated from the coding sequence ATGTTTGACTTCCACCATTGGCAACTGTTTCGGGTATTCCTGCTGAGTCTCTCTCTGATTCCCGTGGCAACGCTACCGGCAAGGGCTCAATCTGCTTTTACGGATGTGCAAGGACATTGGGCTCAATCTTGCATTGAAACCCTGAAAACTCGGCGGATTATTAATGGGTATCAAGATGGGACATTTCGTCCGAATGCGCCGGTGACTAGGGCGGAATTTGCAACAATGTTAGATGTGGCTTTTCCCAATACCACAGCGGGACGGGATGCGGTTACTTTTATGGATGTTCCTAGCAGTTATTGGGCAATTCCGGCGATTCGGACTGCTTATCAACGGGGGTTTCTTTCGGGATATCCAGGCAATCGATTTAATCCGATGGAAAATATTTCTCGGGTTCAGGCATGGGTGAGTTTGGTGAGTGGGTTGAATTATTCTCCCCAAGGAGAACCCCAGCAGTTGTTATCTGAGATGTTTGATGATGCGGGACAAGTTCCGAGTTATGCTCGTAATGCGATCGCAGCGGCAACGGAAAAACGCCTGATTGTTAATTATCCCAATCTCCGCCGTTTAGATAGCGATCGCATTGCCACTCGTGCAGATGTCTCAGCTTTCCTCTGTCAAGCCCTCATGGGACGCACCTCTCCTCTGTCTTCCGACTATGTTGCCCTGGCTCCAATTCCTATCCCTAATTCAGAAATTCGTGGGGTCTGGTTAACCAATATTGATAGCGATGTTCTCTTTTCTCAACGCAATTTAGAACGGGCTATGAAACGACTGGCTGACCTAAATTTTAACACGGTTTATCCCACAGTTTGGAATTGGGGATATACCTTATATCCGAGTCAGGTGGCACAACGAGTAACGGGAACATCCATGCGGTTGGTGACGCCATTGGACCGCAATCGGGACCCGAATTTGGGACAAGGACGGGATATGCTCAAGGAGGCGATCGCTGAAGGGAAAAAACATGGATTGCGGGTGATTCCTTGGTTTGAATTTGGCTTTATGGCCCCGGCAGATTCAGAATTAGCCCGTCGTCATCCTCACTGGATTACAGAACGCAGTGATGGCACCGAAGTCACAATGGAAGGAGAACATCCTCGGGTTTGGCTGAATCCCTTTCACCCCGAAGTCCAGCAATTTATCCTGGACTTACTCCTAGAAATTGTCACTAATTATGAAGTAGATGGCATCCAACTCGATGACCATTTAGGGTTACCTTCAGAATATGGTTATGATGATTACACCGTCAGCCTCTACAAACAAGAACATAACGGCAATTCTCCCCCGACTGACCCGAAAGACCCAGCTTGGTTACGCTGGCGGGCGGATAAAATTACGACTTTTAAGGAACGGATGTTCCGAGAAATTAAAGCGCGCAATCCCAAGGCGATCGTCAGTTTATCTCCCAATCCCCAAGAGTTTTCCTATGAATACTATTTAGCAGACTGGGCCACCTGGGAACAACGGGGATTAGTAGAAGAAATCGTCTTGCAACTCTATCGGAATGATATTAATGTGTTTATTGAGGAGTTAGAACGGCCTGAAGTGCAAGCGGCCCGACGGAATATTCCCGTGGGAATTGGGATTCTCAGTGGGTTACGAGGTCGCCCTATTCCGATGAGCCAAATTCAAGAACAGGTCGAAGTAGTTCGGGAAAAAGGATTTGCAGGGGTTTCTTTCTTTTTCTATGAAAGTATGTGGAGTTGGTCTGATGAAACGTCAACTCAACGGGAACGGGGGTTCGGGGAATTGTTTCCGAATCGGGCCGATCGCCCCAGTGTGATTGATAACGAGAATTGGCAATCTAACCCGTAA
- a CDS encoding TspO/MBR family protein — protein sequence MIKSWMAIAAIGILVAGLGSALTGSDIRWFNRLQRPQWLTFERAIPIIWIVIFICGGWSAYLVWEADPGSQLTWVLMAFYVVLEIVTISYTPVMCKLQSLTVGTIIGGTGGLLSYLLALSVWPVSTWAVVLLIPYMIWSPIGTYTTWAMLQLNPEDR from the coding sequence ATGATTAAGTCTTGGATGGCGATCGCGGCGATCGGGATTTTGGTGGCGGGTCTGGGGAGTGCGTTAACCGGGTCAGATATTCGCTGGTTTAATCGGTTGCAGCGTCCGCAATGGTTGACCTTTGAGCGGGCAATTCCCATCATTTGGATCGTCATTTTTATCTGTGGGGGTTGGTCCGCCTATCTGGTTTGGGAAGCAGACCCGGGAAGTCAACTGACTTGGGTCTTAATGGCCTTTTATGTAGTCCTAGAAATTGTCACGATTTCTTATACCCCGGTGATGTGTAAATTGCAAAGTCTCACGGTGGGGACAATTATTGGCGGGACTGGAGGATTACTGAGCTATTTGTTAGCATTAAGTGTTTGGCCAGTTTCAACTTGGGCGGTGGTTTTATTAATTCCTTATATGATTTGGAGTCCGATTGGTACTTATACCACTTGGGCAATGCTTCAGCTTAATCCAGAAGACCGCTAG
- a CDS encoding glycosyltransferase family 2 protein, with protein MTKLIIQIPCYNEEQTLGLTLSELPRELPGIDEIEWLVIDDGSRDRTVEVAKAGGVDHIVRLANNQGLAKAFMAGLEASLKAGADIIVNTDADNQYCAEDIPALIHPILLGTAEIVIGARPIQEIAHFSPTKKFLQRLGSWVVRLASNTRIPDAPSGFRAFSRDAAMQLNVFNPYTYTLETIIQAGQKGMAITSVPIRTNGELRPSRLVKSIPSYIHRSILTIFRIFMTYKPLRFFLILGSFPLGVGMALGVRWLGFFLMGTDRTRIPSLILAAILILIGFQLIILGLVADLLAVNRKLLEDLQLRMRRAEFNKPKEKGQKQL; from the coding sequence ATGACGAAACTGATTATTCAAATTCCCTGTTATAACGAAGAACAGACCCTAGGACTGACCCTGAGTGAACTGCCCCGTGAATTACCGGGGATTGATGAAATTGAGTGGTTGGTGATTGATGATGGCAGTCGCGATCGCACGGTGGAAGTCGCCAAAGCTGGTGGGGTGGATCACATTGTTCGCCTTGCCAATAATCAAGGTTTGGCTAAGGCATTTATGGCGGGATTAGAAGCGTCTCTAAAAGCTGGGGCTGATATTATTGTCAATACTGATGCAGATAATCAATATTGTGCTGAAGATATCCCGGCTTTGATTCACCCGATTTTATTAGGAACTGCGGAAATTGTGATTGGGGCGCGACCCATTCAAGAGATTGCACATTTTTCCCCGACTAAAAAATTCTTGCAACGCCTGGGGAGTTGGGTGGTGCGTCTGGCGAGTAATACGAGAATCCCCGATGCCCCGAGTGGCTTTCGGGCCTTTAGTCGGGACGCGGCGATGCAGTTAAATGTTTTTAATCCATACACCTATACGTTAGAAACAATTATTCAAGCCGGACAAAAAGGGATGGCGATTACGTCGGTCCCCATTCGTACTAATGGAGAGTTACGACCCTCTCGATTAGTTAAGAGTATTCCGAGTTATATCCATCGGTCTATTTTAACTATTTTTAGAATTTTTATGACCTATAAACCCTTGCGGTTCTTCCTGATTTTAGGAAGTTTTCCCTTGGGTGTAGGGATGGCCTTGGGGGTGCGGTGGTTAGGGTTCTTTTTAATGGGAACTGACCGAACTCGAATTCCTAGCTTGATTTTAGCGGCTATTTTAATTCTGATTGGCTTTCAGCTTATTATCCTAGGTTTGGTGGCAGATTTATTGGCGGTGAATCGCAAGTTGCTAGAAGATCTGCAACTGAGGATGCGTCGGGCTGAGTTTAATAAACCGAAGGAAAAAGGTCAGAAACAGTTGTGA
- a CDS encoding PQQ-binding-like beta-propeller repeat protein — translation MSSALPPILQGCRTPTPTGPPRNLLPTVTETVKGAIAGLSPDTELLIPTFLGNDYRRFYGRGIPQGLTLLDKFALGTGRTRVGTSWRTWSGAGWTGQPTLTRDQGKVYLTIGAYDHSLRKIDIATNEVIWRYQFDDVIKGTASLYIDEKAPEENRIVILQGSRLGIQNSLNSSGPIPSFRAISFRTGQELWKLDIRKTASYSRDNDSSALDLGNGILFNSGENGIGYFLNSATDAATLKSGIRQPEILGEVQLYEAQDSRRQGGNLVTESSPARLGNQLFVAAGSGHIYGINIETQEIVWDFFTGSDIDGSVAISKDNQLFCAIERQYIPGQGGVLKLDPNQPEKNAVQWFFPTGNRNFSGWEGGIIGSVALNDEYNSNGEFPALFATSAIDGYLYIGSQTEITGQKVKGLWLKNNYETPLIVFKTNIGGSISTPIFTEGNKLIAAGYNGVYLFELEFEETQGDRLNALPNQRGEFYQVKVKQSGHFLPGVSFEATPIVWEGIVRICARDGWMYSLG, via the coding sequence ATGAGTTCTGCATTGCCGCCCATTCTACAAGGATGTCGCACCCCGACCCCGACGGGACCCCCGAGGAATTTGTTACCCACCGTTACCGAAACCGTCAAAGGGGCGATCGCCGGACTCTCCCCAGATACCGAATTATTAATCCCCACCTTTCTCGGCAACGACTACCGACGATTTTATGGCAGAGGAATTCCCCAAGGATTAACTCTCCTCGATAAATTTGCCCTCGGAACCGGCAGAACCCGCGTCGGCACCTCCTGGCGAACCTGGAGTGGTGCCGGATGGACCGGACAACCCACCCTCACCCGAGACCAAGGCAAAGTTTATCTCACCATTGGCGCTTATGATCATAGTTTAAGAAAAATTGATATTGCCACCAACGAAGTCATCTGGCGCTATCAGTTTGATGATGTGATTAAAGGGACTGCCAGTCTTTATATCGATGAAAAAGCCCCGGAAGAAAATCGCATCGTCATCTTACAAGGGAGTCGGTTAGGCATTCAAAATTCTCTCAACTCCTCCGGTCCTATTCCCAGCTTTCGCGCCATTTCCTTTAGAACTGGGCAAGAACTGTGGAAACTTGATATTAGAAAAACTGCCAGTTATAGCCGGGATAATGATAGCAGTGCCTTAGATTTAGGCAATGGAATCTTATTTAATTCTGGAGAAAATGGCATTGGCTATTTTCTGAATAGTGCCACCGATGCCGCTACCCTGAAATCCGGCATTCGGCAACCGGAAATTTTAGGCGAAGTTCAACTTTATGAAGCCCAGGACAGTCGCCGCCAAGGAGGCAATCTCGTCACCGAATCTTCCCCCGCCCGACTTGGAAATCAACTGTTTGTCGCCGCTGGTTCCGGTCATATTTATGGCATCAATATAGAAACTCAAGAAATTGTCTGGGATTTTTTCACCGGGTCCGATATTGATGGCAGCGTGGCTATTTCTAAAGATAATCAACTTTTTTGTGCCATTGAGCGGCAATATATTCCTGGCCAAGGGGGAGTTTTAAAACTGGATCCAAACCAACCGGAAAAAAATGCTGTTCAGTGGTTTTTTCCCACAGGAAATCGCAATTTTAGTGGATGGGAAGGGGGAATTATTGGGTCAGTTGCTCTCAATGATGAATATAATTCTAATGGAGAATTCCCGGCCTTATTTGCTACTAGTGCTATTGATGGTTATCTCTATATCGGGTCGCAAACTGAAATCACGGGTCAAAAAGTTAAAGGACTTTGGCTGAAAAACAACTATGAAACACCGTTAATTGTCTTTAAAACCAATATTGGGGGTTCGATTTCTACTCCAATTTTTACGGAAGGGAATAAATTGATTGCGGCAGGATATAATGGGGTGTATTTGTTTGAATTAGAGTTTGAAGAAACCCAAGGCGATCGATTGAATGCCCTCCCGAATCAACGAGGAGAGTTTTATCAAGTCAAAGTTAAACAATCGGGACATTTTTTACCCGGGGTTTCTTTTGAAGCGACCCCTATTGTATGGGAAGGGATTGTCAGAATTTGCGCCCGAGATGGGTGGATGTATTCTTTGGGATAA
- a CDS encoding CHAT domain-containing protein, which translates to MRIKFLAVVLGLMVVSPVLEWHPGLVSGAIAQTVEARQEEADRLFNLGLEQYQRSLFSEASVWWEQALDIYRQLADKGGEARSINHLGEVYRNWAEYARAEYYFRQSLEMAQEVGDKATEGRSLHNLGEVYYHWAEYAQAEQSLRQSLEIAQEIGDKALEGRILGSFGTVYLSWAEYARAEQYLRQSLEIAQEIGDKALEGRILGSFGTVYLSLAEYARAEYYLRQSLEIAQSLGDKALEGKTLGSFAEVYRSLAEYARAEHYLRQSLEIAQAIGDKAGEGNILATWGTIYQSRGEYAQAEEFYRQSLQIARLIGNKVGQGNTLLGLGLVYFNLGEYPKAEEFYLESLAIKRLIGDKAGEGITLSNLGNVYWQQGDSTQAEEFYLDSLGIKRLIGDKAGEGITLSHLGTVYRNRGESAKAEEFYQESLQIALVIGDEAGEGNSLNHLGMVYFNRGEYAKAEEFYRKSLGIARLIGNKAGESSVLQNLGTIYQNRGEYPEAEQSYFASIEVSEELRPGLTDEQKISLFEQQAKTYERLQKVLILQDKIDTALEISERGRARAFVELLAARLGDTPATSVTVTPPNIIEIKQIAAAQKATIVQYSLIRDRPLAGSSQGLLESELYIWVIKPTGEITFRRKELQALWEEQNAGLTQVIADARCFDNYLCRRNLTIAQSREGTPEVRSDRHPGWHQSPELPTPPPVSTNNHQFKQLHQLLIEPIADLLPTNPTERVIFIPQGSLFLVPFPALQNASGDYLIEKHTILTAPSIQVLDLTREQKQTRTAINPDILIVGNPIMPVVAEGQLSPLLGAEQEAREIGKLLNISPLIGPEATKATVIEKMLSSRIIHLATHGSFDPNIPLESWLALTPEGTDNGLLTAAEIFGLELNAELVVLSACDTGRGKITGDGVVGLSRSFISAGVPSVLVSLWQVPDDSTSVLMREFYAILQENNDKAQALRQAMLTTMQQHPNPEEWAGFTLMGEAE; encoded by the coding sequence ATGCGGATTAAGTTTTTGGCAGTGGTTTTGGGTTTGATGGTTGTGAGTCCGGTGTTGGAGTGGCATCCTGGGTTGGTTTCTGGGGCGATCGCTCAGACGGTTGAGGCACGGCAAGAGGAAGCCGATCGCCTCTTCAATTTAGGACTTGAGCAGTATCAGCGCAGTCTATTTAGTGAGGCGTCCGTGTGGTGGGAACAGGCGCTGGATATTTATCGGCAACTCGCTGACAAGGGGGGGGAAGCGCGATCGATTAACCATCTGGGGGAAGTTTACCGCAATTGGGCGGAGTATGCTCGGGCGGAATATTATTTCCGTCAGTCGTTAGAGATGGCACAGGAAGTTGGGGACAAGGCAACCGAAGGGCGATCGCTTCATAATCTGGGGGAAGTGTACTACCATTGGGCCGAATATGCCCAGGCAGAACAGTCTTTACGACAGTCGTTGGAAATAGCACAGGAAATCGGAGACAAGGCGCTAGAAGGCCGCATTTTGGGCAGTTTTGGTACAGTGTATCTGAGTTGGGCTGAGTATGCTCGGGCAGAACAGTATTTACGGCAGTCGTTAGAAATAGCACAGGAAATCGGAGATAAGGCGCTAGAAGGCCGCATTTTGGGCAGTTTTGGTACAGTGTATCTGAGTCTGGCTGAGTATGCTCGGGCGGAATATTATTTACGGCAGTCGTTAGAAATAGCACAGTCACTCGGGGACAAGGCGCTAGAAGGTAAAACTCTGGGTAGTTTTGCCGAAGTTTACCGGAGTCTGGCGGAGTATGCTCGGGCGGAACATTATTTACGGCAGTCGTTGGAAATAGCACAGGCGATCGGGGACAAGGCAGGAGAGGGGAATATTCTCGCTACCTGGGGAACAATTTACCAGAGTCGGGGAGAATATGCCCAGGCGGAGGAATTTTACAGGCAGTCGCTCCAAATTGCTCGACTAATCGGCAACAAAGTCGGACAAGGCAATACCCTTTTGGGTTTGGGACTGGTGTACTTTAATCTGGGAGAGTACCCCAAAGCGGAGGAATTCTATTTAGAATCCTTAGCCATCAAACGGCTGATTGGGGACAAAGCGGGGGAAGGCATTACCCTGAGTAATTTGGGAAATGTTTACTGGCAGCAGGGAGATTCTACCCAAGCAGAGGAATTCTATCTAGACTCATTAGGAATTAAACGGCTAATTGGAGACAAGGCGGGGGAAGGCATTACCCTGAGCCATTTGGGAACAGTTTACCGGAATCGGGGAGAGTCTGCTAAGGCGGAGGAATTTTACCAGGAGTCGTTACAAATTGCTCTGGTGATCGGTGATGAGGCGGGGGAAGGGAACAGTCTTAATCATCTAGGAATGGTTTACTTTAATCGGGGAGAGTATGCCAAAGCGGAGGAATTTTACCGGAAATCGTTAGGGATAGCCCGGTTAATCGGAAACAAGGCGGGGGAAAGCAGTGTACTCCAGAATCTCGGCACGATTTACCAGAATCGGGGAGAATATCCGGAAGCGGAGCAATCCTATTTTGCTTCTATTGAAGTGAGTGAAGAATTACGTCCTGGGTTAACCGATGAGCAAAAAATCTCTTTATTTGAACAGCAGGCAAAGACTTATGAACGATTACAAAAAGTCTTAATTCTTCAGGATAAAATCGATACGGCCTTGGAAATTTCTGAACGGGGACGCGCCCGTGCTTTTGTGGAATTGCTGGCAGCCAGACTGGGGGATACGCCGGCAACTTCTGTCACCGTTACTCCTCCCAATATAATAGAAATTAAACAAATTGCGGCGGCTCAAAAGGCGACAATTGTCCAATATTCCTTGATTCGCGATCGCCCATTGGCAGGTTCATCCCAGGGATTGCTTGAATCGGAACTGTATATCTGGGTGATTAAACCCACCGGGGAAATTACCTTTCGGCGCAAAGAACTCCAAGCCCTATGGGAGGAACAAAATGCGGGATTGACACAAGTTATTGCTGATGCGCGATGCTTTGATAATTACCTCTGTCGTCGGAATTTGACCATCGCCCAAAGTCGTGAGGGGACTCCGGAAGTTCGCAGCGATCGCCATCCTGGATGGCATCAATCCCCGGAACTACCCACTCCTCCCCCTGTCTCTACAAATAATCATCAATTCAAACAACTTCATCAACTCTTAATTGAACCCATTGCCGATTTACTCCCCACTAACCCCACAGAACGAGTCATTTTCATTCCCCAGGGGTCATTATTTTTAGTGCCGTTTCCCGCCTTACAAAATGCCTCCGGTGACTATCTAATTGAAAAGCATACGATTCTCACCGCCCCTTCAATTCAAGTGCTCGATTTGACGCGGGAACAGAAACAAACTCGCACTGCCATTAACCCCGATATTCTAATTGTCGGCAATCCCATCATGCCCGTTGTTGCAGAAGGACAACTCTCTCCCTTACTCGGTGCGGAACAGGAAGCGCGGGAGATTGGGAAATTGTTAAATATAAGTCCGTTAATTGGTCCGGAAGCCACGAAAGCAACTGTCATCGAAAAAATGTTGTCTTCCCGGATTATTCACCTAGCAACTCATGGCAGTTTTGATCCGAATATTCCCCTAGAGAGTTGGTTAGCCCTGACTCCGGAAGGAACCGATAATGGACTGCTAACAGCAGCAGAAATTTTCGGGTTGGAGTTGAATGCCGAGTTAGTTGTTCTCTCTGCTTGTGATACAGGACGGGGTAAAATCACCGGGGATGGGGTAGTCGGATTATCCCGTTCATTTATTTCTGCTGGAGTTCCCAGTGTATTAGTCTCCTTGTGGCAAGTCCCGGATGATTCAACTTCCGTATTGATGCGAGAATTTTATGCAATTTTACAGGAAAATAACGATAAAGCTCAGGCATTACGGCAGGCAATGTTAACGACGATGCAGCAGCATCCCAATCCCGAGGAATGGGCAGGGTTTACATTAATGGGTGAGGCTGAGTAA
- a CDS encoding S1C family serine protease has protein sequence MKPQRFLLSILTAGAIATSGLVSPPFSPVATALSADEQTSINVYQQASPSVVTIRVGRGAGSGSIISADGLVLTNDHVVSSARNGRVEVLTSTGQTYTGDVIATDRRNDLALVRLRTSDRLPALRVASRDGIQVGQRVYAIGSPFGLSGTFTTGILSRIADNGDLQTDAAINPGNSGGPLLNSNGELIGVNKAILSPGRGGNIGIGFATSATVAQDFIAANRSRTVAQGTSRTPSPSPGPSRSTSPPPRLGVEVNAGLVIQSVERGSPAAQIGLRSGDRLLGVNGTRLQRIEQLLAFLNTHPNSAVFTISRGRRVANVRVNF, from the coding sequence ATGAAACCACAGAGGTTCTTATTGAGTATTCTCACCGCTGGGGCGATCGCCACGTCGGGTCTGGTGAGTCCTCCTTTCTCCCCCGTTGCCACCGCCTTGAGTGCGGATGAACAAACCAGCATCAATGTCTACCAACAGGCGAGTCCTTCGGTGGTGACCATCCGCGTGGGCCGTGGTGCAGGGTCTGGAAGTATTATCAGTGCAGATGGCCTCGTTTTAACCAACGATCATGTGGTGAGTTCGGCGCGCAATGGCAGAGTGGAGGTGCTCACCAGTACGGGACAGACTTACACGGGGGATGTGATTGCCACCGATCGCCGTAATGATTTAGCCTTAGTCCGACTCAGAACCAGCGATCGCCTGCCTGCGTTACGGGTGGCGAGTCGAGATGGGATCCAGGTCGGTCAACGGGTTTATGCGATCGGCAGTCCCTTTGGACTCTCGGGAACTTTTACCACCGGAATTCTCAGCCGAATTGCTGATAATGGGGATTTACAAACCGATGCCGCCATTAATCCTGGCAATTCGGGTGGTCCTTTGCTCAATTCCAATGGGGAACTGATTGGGGTCAACAAGGCAATTTTAAGCCCGGGTCGTGGGGGTAATATTGGGATTGGGTTTGCTACCAGCGCTACAGTTGCCCAAGACTTTATCGCTGCTAATCGTTCGCGGACTGTGGCCCAAGGGACTTCTAGGACGCCATCGCCCTCCCCAGGGCCTTCTCGGTCAACTTCTCCCCCGCCTCGGTTAGGGGTGGAGGTGAATGCGGGGTTAGTGATTCAGTCTGTGGAACGGGGTTCTCCTGCGGCACAAATTGGGTTGCGGTCCGGCGATCGCCTGTTAGGGGTGAATGGCACTCGCTTACAGCGGATCGAGCAACTGTTGGCGTTTTTAAATACCCATCCGAATTCGGCAGTGTTCACCATTAGTCGAGGACGGCGAGTGGCAAATGTGCGCGTGAATTTTTAA